Proteins encoded in a region of the Panicum hallii strain FIL2 chromosome 3, PHallii_v3.1, whole genome shotgun sequence genome:
- the LOC112885369 gene encoding uncharacterized protein LOC112885369, translated as MPAVGEVEQHTRNSFWGLGREEKGHKGDIGVGEDRAYRRVLFWPAGQETTVQSWSGGTGAVQLRFGEKGRGSAAPVWGRAGAAAWRKRSGSEAERGEGLRASGGRGFPVEAVLRGEAAWGGEGRGSGGQEGALEGGGVGRVATEALQQHCKWQKTWCHAQGEDKVTVQV; from the coding sequence ATGCCGGCAGTCGGGGAGGTCGAGCAGCACACCAGGAACTCCTTTTGGGGGTTaggaagagaggagaagggCCACAAGGGAGACATCGGCGTTGGGGAAGACAGAGCTTACAGGCGCGTGCTGTTCTGGCCGGCCGGGCAGGAAACGACGGTGCAGTCTTGGTCTGGAGGAACAGGGGCGGTGCAGCTTCGGTTTGGGGAAAAGGGCAGGGGCAGCGCAGCTCCTGTTtgggggagagcaggggcggcggcctggCGCAAGAGGAGCGGCAGCGAGGCAGAACGAGGGGAGGGATTGAGGGCGTCGGGAGGTAGGGGATTTCCAGTGGAGGCGGTCCTCCGCGGTGAAGCAGCTTGGGGAGGAGAaggccgcggcagcggcggacagGAGGGCGCgctggagggaggtggcgtggggcGAGTGGCGACGGAGGCACTGCAGCAGCACTGCAAATGGCAGAAGACCTGGTGCCATGCGCAGGGTGAGGATAAGGTCACAGTGCAGGTTTGA